The proteins below come from a single Pleuronectes platessa chromosome 3, fPlePla1.1, whole genome shotgun sequence genomic window:
- the mgat3b gene encoding beta-1,4-mannosyl-glycoprotein 4-beta-N-acetylglucosaminyltransferase isoform X1 — MAELVSVTREQQHSRTGREGWLNPAPLRRTMGMRTCQRMKMRRHRVFLLCTVGLCVISFLHYYKALHYVSLLRELSAPYPNIKSFIMVSGFFWREKGVASSPISPASPEEAPPLPVIRQPDAKARGASGAAGGGGGVGGGEGGGKGLGIGGILVGGAGIISSAGLEIRLREEPAAPYPWEKPEENQRGDSPDEERAEDHLRPQNPKLQIEPAEPDIPDVPFAGKEHRGGSLGDKLPDSLEFLGDIHTQTHQLKEDKTPYFARTKAGALCFRQGTEVATPKEYSGKSGGAVANGAGEGARAAGQRKPLEVQQQPSIAPKAKTRARGNGKRLVKCVCRPGWHGPYCGVPTMVYHSNLPTKERLTPRETPRRVINAINVNHEFDLLHVRFRELAQAVDLFLVCESNFTAYGERRPLSFLRLLLNGTYDYVRHKILYVFLDHFPEGGRQDGWIVDDYLRTFLTHNGMSRVVGARPDDVFVINDADEIPAREGLLFLKLFDGWTEPFAIHMRKSLYGFFWKQFGSLEVVSGCTVGMLSDVYDGDGIKLRRREYYTMPGFRKYENDTGHILVQWSVGSPFHFAGWHCSWCFTPEGIYFKLVSAQNGDFPRWGDYEDKRDLSYIRDLIRTGGWFDGSLQEYPPVDPKEHMYAPKYMLEHFDRYRYLLQNPYSRGSGPSEG; from the exons GATGAAAATGCGGCGGCACCGGGTGTTCTTGCTCTGCACGGTGGGCCTGTGCGTCATCTCCTTCCTCCACTACTACAAGGCCCTCCACTATGTGTCCCTGCTGCGCGAGCTCTCCGCCCCCTACCCCAACATCAAGTCCTTCATCATGGTCTCCGGCTTCTTCTGGAGGGAGAAGGGCGTGGCCTCCAGCCCGATCAGCCCCGCCTCCCCCGAAGAGGCCCCACCCTTACCGGTTATCCGTCAGCCGGACGCCAAAGCCAGAGGCGCGTCGGGGGctgcgggaggaggaggaggagtcggcggcggggaaggaggagggaagggTCTGGGGATTGGTGGGATCCTGGTCGGAGGTGCTGGGATTATTAGCAGCGCAGGGCTGGAGATCAGGCTGAGGGAGGAGCCGGCAGCTCCGTACCCCTGGGAGAAGCCAGAGGAGAACCAGCGGGGGGATTCTCCTGACGAG GAGAGGGCTGAGGACCATTTGCGACCGCAGAACCCCAAACTACAAATCGAACCTGCTGAGCCGGACATCCCCGATGTCCCATTTGCTGGAAAAGAACACAGGGGGGGGTCCCTCGGGGATAAATTACCGGACTCCTTGGAATTCTTGGGAgacatccacacacaaacacaccagcttAAAGAGGACAAAACACCGTACTTTGCCCGAACCAAAGCCGGGGCTCTTTGCTTTAGGCAGGGGACAGAGGTGGCTACACCGAAGGAGTACTCGGGAAAGTCAGGGGGGGCTGTGGCCAACGGAGCCGGGGAAGGGGCTCGGGCTGCTGGGCAACGGAAACCTCTGGAGGTCCAGCAGCAGCCCTCCATAGCGCCCAAAGCCAAGACGAGGGCCAGGGGCAACGGGAAGCGGctggtcaagtgtgtgtgtcggccGGGCTGGCACGGACCTTACTGTGGGGTTCCCACCATGGTGTATCACTCCAATCTGCCAACCAAGGAGAGGCTGACGCCCAGGGAGACCCCGCGGAGGGTGATCAACGCTATCAATGTGAACCACGAGTTCGACCTGCTGCACGTGCGCTTTCGCGAGCTCGCCCAAGCCGTCGATCTGTTCCTCGTTTGTGAATCCAACTTTACTGCCTACGGCGAGAGACGGCCGCTGAG TTTCCTGCGGCTCCTCCTCAACGGTACGTACGACTACGTGCGTCACAAGATCCTCTACGTGTTCCTCGACCACTTCCCGGAGGGCGGGCGGCAGGACGGCTGGATCGTGGACGACTACCTGCGAACCTTCCTGACACATAACGGTATGTCCCGGGTGGTGGGGGCCAGGCCGGACGACGTCTTTGTCATCAACGACGCAGATGAGATCCCAGCTCGCGagggcctcctcttcctcaagcTGTTCGATGGCTGGACAGAACCTTTCGCCATCCACATGCGCAAG TCCCTGTATGGATTCTTCTGGAAGCAGTTCGGCTCTTTGGAGGTGGTGTCCGGCTGCACGGTGGGGATGCTCAGCGACGTCTACGACGGAGACGGGATCAAACTGCGTCGCCGGGAATACTACACCATGCCGGGATTCCGCAAGTACGAGAACGACACAGGCCACATCCTGGTGCAGTGGTCGGTGGGCAGCCCCTTCCACTTCGCCGGGTGGCACTGCTCCTGGTGCTTCACGCCGGAGGGCATCTACTTCAAGCTGGTGTCGGCGCAGAACGGAGACTTCCCGCGCTGGGGCGACTACGAGGACAAGCGAGATCTCAGCTACATCCGGGATCTGATCCGGACGGGGGGCTGGTTCGATGGCTCCCTGCAAGAATACCCTCCGGTGGACCCCAAAGAGCACATGTACGCCCCCAAGTACATGCTGGAGCACTTTGACAGGTACCGCTACCTCCTTCAGAACCCTTACAGCAGAGGGTCCGGTCCGAGCGAGGGCTAG
- the mgat3b gene encoding beta-1,4-mannosyl-glycoprotein 4-beta-N-acetylglucosaminyltransferase isoform X2, which translates to MMKMRRHRVFLLCTVGLCVISFLHYYKALHYVSLLRELSAPYPNIKSFIMVSGFFWREKGVASSPISPASPEEAPPLPVIRQPDAKARGASGAAGGGGGVGGGEGGGKGLGIGGILVGGAGIISSAGLEIRLREEPAAPYPWEKPEENQRGDSPDEERAEDHLRPQNPKLQIEPAEPDIPDVPFAGKEHRGGSLGDKLPDSLEFLGDIHTQTHQLKEDKTPYFARTKAGALCFRQGTEVATPKEYSGKSGGAVANGAGEGARAAGQRKPLEVQQQPSIAPKAKTRARGNGKRLVKCVCRPGWHGPYCGVPTMVYHSNLPTKERLTPRETPRRVINAINVNHEFDLLHVRFRELAQAVDLFLVCESNFTAYGERRPLSFLRLLLNGTYDYVRHKILYVFLDHFPEGGRQDGWIVDDYLRTFLTHNGMSRVVGARPDDVFVINDADEIPAREGLLFLKLFDGWTEPFAIHMRKSLYGFFWKQFGSLEVVSGCTVGMLSDVYDGDGIKLRRREYYTMPGFRKYENDTGHILVQWSVGSPFHFAGWHCSWCFTPEGIYFKLVSAQNGDFPRWGDYEDKRDLSYIRDLIRTGGWFDGSLQEYPPVDPKEHMYAPKYMLEHFDRYRYLLQNPYSRGSGPSEG; encoded by the exons AT GATGAAAATGCGGCGGCACCGGGTGTTCTTGCTCTGCACGGTGGGCCTGTGCGTCATCTCCTTCCTCCACTACTACAAGGCCCTCCACTATGTGTCCCTGCTGCGCGAGCTCTCCGCCCCCTACCCCAACATCAAGTCCTTCATCATGGTCTCCGGCTTCTTCTGGAGGGAGAAGGGCGTGGCCTCCAGCCCGATCAGCCCCGCCTCCCCCGAAGAGGCCCCACCCTTACCGGTTATCCGTCAGCCGGACGCCAAAGCCAGAGGCGCGTCGGGGGctgcgggaggaggaggaggagtcggcggcggggaaggaggagggaagggTCTGGGGATTGGTGGGATCCTGGTCGGAGGTGCTGGGATTATTAGCAGCGCAGGGCTGGAGATCAGGCTGAGGGAGGAGCCGGCAGCTCCGTACCCCTGGGAGAAGCCAGAGGAGAACCAGCGGGGGGATTCTCCTGACGAG GAGAGGGCTGAGGACCATTTGCGACCGCAGAACCCCAAACTACAAATCGAACCTGCTGAGCCGGACATCCCCGATGTCCCATTTGCTGGAAAAGAACACAGGGGGGGGTCCCTCGGGGATAAATTACCGGACTCCTTGGAATTCTTGGGAgacatccacacacaaacacaccagcttAAAGAGGACAAAACACCGTACTTTGCCCGAACCAAAGCCGGGGCTCTTTGCTTTAGGCAGGGGACAGAGGTGGCTACACCGAAGGAGTACTCGGGAAAGTCAGGGGGGGCTGTGGCCAACGGAGCCGGGGAAGGGGCTCGGGCTGCTGGGCAACGGAAACCTCTGGAGGTCCAGCAGCAGCCCTCCATAGCGCCCAAAGCCAAGACGAGGGCCAGGGGCAACGGGAAGCGGctggtcaagtgtgtgtgtcggccGGGCTGGCACGGACCTTACTGTGGGGTTCCCACCATGGTGTATCACTCCAATCTGCCAACCAAGGAGAGGCTGACGCCCAGGGAGACCCCGCGGAGGGTGATCAACGCTATCAATGTGAACCACGAGTTCGACCTGCTGCACGTGCGCTTTCGCGAGCTCGCCCAAGCCGTCGATCTGTTCCTCGTTTGTGAATCCAACTTTACTGCCTACGGCGAGAGACGGCCGCTGAG TTTCCTGCGGCTCCTCCTCAACGGTACGTACGACTACGTGCGTCACAAGATCCTCTACGTGTTCCTCGACCACTTCCCGGAGGGCGGGCGGCAGGACGGCTGGATCGTGGACGACTACCTGCGAACCTTCCTGACACATAACGGTATGTCCCGGGTGGTGGGGGCCAGGCCGGACGACGTCTTTGTCATCAACGACGCAGATGAGATCCCAGCTCGCGagggcctcctcttcctcaagcTGTTCGATGGCTGGACAGAACCTTTCGCCATCCACATGCGCAAG TCCCTGTATGGATTCTTCTGGAAGCAGTTCGGCTCTTTGGAGGTGGTGTCCGGCTGCACGGTGGGGATGCTCAGCGACGTCTACGACGGAGACGGGATCAAACTGCGTCGCCGGGAATACTACACCATGCCGGGATTCCGCAAGTACGAGAACGACACAGGCCACATCCTGGTGCAGTGGTCGGTGGGCAGCCCCTTCCACTTCGCCGGGTGGCACTGCTCCTGGTGCTTCACGCCGGAGGGCATCTACTTCAAGCTGGTGTCGGCGCAGAACGGAGACTTCCCGCGCTGGGGCGACTACGAGGACAAGCGAGATCTCAGCTACATCCGGGATCTGATCCGGACGGGGGGCTGGTTCGATGGCTCCCTGCAAGAATACCCTCCGGTGGACCCCAAAGAGCACATGTACGCCCCCAAGTACATGCTGGAGCACTTTGACAGGTACCGCTACCTCCTTCAGAACCCTTACAGCAGAGGGTCCGGTCCGAGCGAGGGCTAG
- the mgat3b gene encoding beta-1,4-mannosyl-glycoprotein 4-beta-N-acetylglucosaminyltransferase isoform X3, with amino-acid sequence MKMRRHRVFLLCTVGLCVISFLHYYKALHYVSLLRELSAPYPNIKSFIMVSGFFWREKGVASSPISPASPEEAPPLPVIRQPDAKARGASGAAGGGGGVGGGEGGGKGLGIGGILVGGAGIISSAGLEIRLREEPAAPYPWEKPEENQRGDSPDEERAEDHLRPQNPKLQIEPAEPDIPDVPFAGKEHRGGSLGDKLPDSLEFLGDIHTQTHQLKEDKTPYFARTKAGALCFRQGTEVATPKEYSGKSGGAVANGAGEGARAAGQRKPLEVQQQPSIAPKAKTRARGNGKRLVKCVCRPGWHGPYCGVPTMVYHSNLPTKERLTPRETPRRVINAINVNHEFDLLHVRFRELAQAVDLFLVCESNFTAYGERRPLSFLRLLLNGTYDYVRHKILYVFLDHFPEGGRQDGWIVDDYLRTFLTHNGMSRVVGARPDDVFVINDADEIPAREGLLFLKLFDGWTEPFAIHMRKSLYGFFWKQFGSLEVVSGCTVGMLSDVYDGDGIKLRRREYYTMPGFRKYENDTGHILVQWSVGSPFHFAGWHCSWCFTPEGIYFKLVSAQNGDFPRWGDYEDKRDLSYIRDLIRTGGWFDGSLQEYPPVDPKEHMYAPKYMLEHFDRYRYLLQNPYSRGSGPSEG; translated from the exons ATGAAAATGCGGCGGCACCGGGTGTTCTTGCTCTGCACGGTGGGCCTGTGCGTCATCTCCTTCCTCCACTACTACAAGGCCCTCCACTATGTGTCCCTGCTGCGCGAGCTCTCCGCCCCCTACCCCAACATCAAGTCCTTCATCATGGTCTCCGGCTTCTTCTGGAGGGAGAAGGGCGTGGCCTCCAGCCCGATCAGCCCCGCCTCCCCCGAAGAGGCCCCACCCTTACCGGTTATCCGTCAGCCGGACGCCAAAGCCAGAGGCGCGTCGGGGGctgcgggaggaggaggaggagtcggcggcggggaaggaggagggaagggTCTGGGGATTGGTGGGATCCTGGTCGGAGGTGCTGGGATTATTAGCAGCGCAGGGCTGGAGATCAGGCTGAGGGAGGAGCCGGCAGCTCCGTACCCCTGGGAGAAGCCAGAGGAGAACCAGCGGGGGGATTCTCCTGACGAG GAGAGGGCTGAGGACCATTTGCGACCGCAGAACCCCAAACTACAAATCGAACCTGCTGAGCCGGACATCCCCGATGTCCCATTTGCTGGAAAAGAACACAGGGGGGGGTCCCTCGGGGATAAATTACCGGACTCCTTGGAATTCTTGGGAgacatccacacacaaacacaccagcttAAAGAGGACAAAACACCGTACTTTGCCCGAACCAAAGCCGGGGCTCTTTGCTTTAGGCAGGGGACAGAGGTGGCTACACCGAAGGAGTACTCGGGAAAGTCAGGGGGGGCTGTGGCCAACGGAGCCGGGGAAGGGGCTCGGGCTGCTGGGCAACGGAAACCTCTGGAGGTCCAGCAGCAGCCCTCCATAGCGCCCAAAGCCAAGACGAGGGCCAGGGGCAACGGGAAGCGGctggtcaagtgtgtgtgtcggccGGGCTGGCACGGACCTTACTGTGGGGTTCCCACCATGGTGTATCACTCCAATCTGCCAACCAAGGAGAGGCTGACGCCCAGGGAGACCCCGCGGAGGGTGATCAACGCTATCAATGTGAACCACGAGTTCGACCTGCTGCACGTGCGCTTTCGCGAGCTCGCCCAAGCCGTCGATCTGTTCCTCGTTTGTGAATCCAACTTTACTGCCTACGGCGAGAGACGGCCGCTGAG TTTCCTGCGGCTCCTCCTCAACGGTACGTACGACTACGTGCGTCACAAGATCCTCTACGTGTTCCTCGACCACTTCCCGGAGGGCGGGCGGCAGGACGGCTGGATCGTGGACGACTACCTGCGAACCTTCCTGACACATAACGGTATGTCCCGGGTGGTGGGGGCCAGGCCGGACGACGTCTTTGTCATCAACGACGCAGATGAGATCCCAGCTCGCGagggcctcctcttcctcaagcTGTTCGATGGCTGGACAGAACCTTTCGCCATCCACATGCGCAAG TCCCTGTATGGATTCTTCTGGAAGCAGTTCGGCTCTTTGGAGGTGGTGTCCGGCTGCACGGTGGGGATGCTCAGCGACGTCTACGACGGAGACGGGATCAAACTGCGTCGCCGGGAATACTACACCATGCCGGGATTCCGCAAGTACGAGAACGACACAGGCCACATCCTGGTGCAGTGGTCGGTGGGCAGCCCCTTCCACTTCGCCGGGTGGCACTGCTCCTGGTGCTTCACGCCGGAGGGCATCTACTTCAAGCTGGTGTCGGCGCAGAACGGAGACTTCCCGCGCTGGGGCGACTACGAGGACAAGCGAGATCTCAGCTACATCCGGGATCTGATCCGGACGGGGGGCTGGTTCGATGGCTCCCTGCAAGAATACCCTCCGGTGGACCCCAAAGAGCACATGTACGCCCCCAAGTACATGCTGGAGCACTTTGACAGGTACCGCTACCTCCTTCAGAACCCTTACAGCAGAGGGTCCGGTCCGAGCGAGGGCTAG